A window from Mangifera indica cultivar Alphonso chromosome 2, CATAS_Mindica_2.1, whole genome shotgun sequence encodes these proteins:
- the LOC123207496 gene encoding probable disease resistance protein At4g27220 isoform X4 produces MVDVAGSIGGVLSPVLEVGKWLAAPIWRQFKYLYKYSTNFKKLEKEVKKLKNTRDEVQHKVTVAERNVEEIKQNVKDWLKDVDKTITEAEQLIQEKTNNPPCFKGLCSNYKQSKKAFKLKWDDIDPLLQQEKEFDQVSFPTIQQDIWLRSSEDYLTFESRNSIMKNVWDALNDENVYMIGVYGMGGIGKTTLVQEVGRKAEQDNLFEDIAFVEVTQTLDIKKVQTEIAEKLGVNFSHDSARANKLYERLKRGKKILLILDNIWEDVDLKTIGIPSEMDHGGCKLMFTTRNLDALQKMGSTNNFKMGILEENEAWNLFRNMAGDVIQTCELNSLPKDVCKECGGLPIVICTIAKALRNKSHPTDWKVALRELRAPSPKKFIGLLEKEYMKMALSYNYLRDEELKKMFLISSLMENNTSISDLFKHVVCLDILEGANLTMQDARDRLDKLVRDLKDASLLLDGVRSEQFSMHDAVRVVAITIAYVDYHVFTAKNDIEQEWKDSVKLKKCTKISLHGSSTIISQIWSNDLDYPALEYFYMPNSYFTMPEDFFIVMPKLKVLNLFRLHRLSLPSSLHLLKNLQTLCLDNSTINDVAVIGKLKKLKVLSLKHSCIMELSEEIGQLIELKLLDLSNCKRLQVIVPNVISKLLQLEEFHIKGCPIQWKVEVLKELKLLSNLTSVELDVRDNNVLPKNLFAKEPKRYKISVGDFSVPYQEYGELEHYGEHELLRMLKFKFNSIRSLEELYGFKDIELLCLAESSEEQNYVDHSNFDLQSNEIMPLFNEKVIFTNFKTLVLHNISLGKIWDSRISTPRSQNLKQLTLERCGKMIYVFPFSIVKNLRQLQCLEIINCEALEKIVEEEGAELVVNSIFPQVTKLVLKKLPKLTIFYLGIQVSELPMLKWLEIENCQKFTPRYLGLQNDNTKGELQISESKFIRLEHKINHNLENFMLRDSVTDITWKSQYKDLMIYNSANILLGLQRFQSVKKLRLHACEFKEIKSVSNLPNLEYLAVEFHCNLRSLVPFSASFQNLKVLRVWYVNGLVVLTTPSMARSLMQLRELKISTCKILVEIVENEGDATSSTEIVFENLKLVSLQWLESFTCFCSGNYSFNFPSLEELVIENCPNLKTFSQGMLNTPKLHKVNYKEIENEGNDLGKIINGLCKKKDEEISLDFKYKTFHNDNSTEICYNQHPTSFYQNLTRLILWNCGNIKYAFPPSIVKILHQLQQLMIGDCKVLEEIVAKEEGVNVMVNFVFPNLTLLKLENLPNLTVFYHEMHTSEWPKLKELVVRNCAKYLSFKKNNEEIEFKILDPKSIFLEDKINSHLEVFELRNDSVEITWQNQSKTVKISLDELAYIPLESLQRFHNMKELQLCCCNCKEIKSLSDLPSLEVLHVSSCEKLLSPLLSTPFQNLKVLKVQFCSGLVNLITPSTAGSLVQLRELKISMCFMLIEIIENEGDATSSGEQVVFNNLNKLSLEGLYSLSYFCSGNYSFNFSSLEELIIEGCFNMKYFCQGMLSTPMLHKINYGRKEVENEGNDLNSTIQQLYKEEIVQSYEKDSHASKLQSHMVSIKKRTLKCIADYIVDVTCKPAGLSHNYGAIFIVLFLYNSLEVSGSLRFSSASA; encoded by the exons atggttgatgttgCCGGGAGTATTGGGGGAGTGTTGAGTCCTGTCCTTGAAGTTGGCAAATGGTTGGCTGCTCCAATTTGGCGTCAATTTAAGTACTTGTATAAGTACAGTACCAATTTCAAAAAGCTGGAAAAGGAAGTTAAGAAGCTGAAGAATACAAGGGACGAAGTTCAGCATAAGGTTACTGTTGCTGAAAGAAATGTGGAAGAGATCAAACAGAATGTTAAAGACTGGCTGAAGGATGTGGATAAGACAATTACAGAAGCAGAGCAGTTGATTCAAGAGAAGACAAACAACCCTCCATGTTTTAAAGGATTGTGCTCCAACTACAAGCAAAGCAAGAAAGCTTTCAAATTAAAGTGGGATGATATTGATCCCCTCCTCCAGCAGGAAAAGGAATTCGATCAAGTTTCCTTTCCTACTATTCAACAAGATATCTGGCTTAGATCTAGCGAAGATTATTTGACGTTCGAATCAAGAAACTCCATTATGAAGAATGTATGGGATGCtttaaatgatgagaatgtgTACATGATTGGTGTTTATGGGATGGGTGGTATTGGGAAGACCACTCTTGTGCAAGAAGTTGGAAGGAAAGCGGAGCAGGATAATCTATTTGAGGACATTGCTTTTGttgaa GTAACACAAACTTTGGATATAAAAAAGGTTCAAACAGAAATTGCAGAGAAGTTAGGCGTAAATTTCAGTCACGACAGTGCAAGAGCAAATAAGTTATATGAGAGATTGAAGAGAGGTAAGAAGATCCTTTTAATTTTAGACAATATTTGGGAAGATGTTGATCTCAAGACTATCGGTATTCCTTCTGAAATGGATCATGGGGGATGTAAACTAATGTTCACGACAAGAAACTTAGATGCATTGCAGAAGATGGGTTCCACAAATAATTTCAAGATGGGcattttagaagaaaatgaagctTGGAACCTATTCAGGAACATGGCAG GTGATGTTATACAAACATGTGAATTGAATTCTCTACCGAAGGATGTATGCAAGGAATGCGGAGGATTGCCCATCGTCATTTGCACTATAGCAAAAGCATTAAGAAACAAGAGTCATCCAACTGATTGGAAAGTAGCATTGCGAGAATTAAGAGCACCATCACCAAAAAAGTTCATAGGACTCCTAGAAAAGGAATACATGAAGATGGCCTTAAGTTACAATTATTTAAGGGATGAAGAACttaagaaaatgtttttaatttccaGTCTAATGGAAAATAATACTTCCATTTCAGACTTATTCAAACATGTTGTGTGTTTGGATATACTTGAAGGAGCTAATTTGACAATGCAAGATGCACGAGATCGATTGGATAAATTGGTTCGTGACCTCAAAGATGCTAGTTTGTTACTAGACGGGGTTAGAAGCGAACAATTTTCTATGCATGATGCAGTTCGTGTTGTTGCTATAACAATAGCATACGTTGATTATCATGTATTTACAGCAAAAAATGACATTGAACAGGAATGGAAGGATAGCGTTAAACTCAAGAAATGCACAAAAATCTCCCTACATGGTAGCAGTACTATTATTAGTCAAATTTGGTCTAATGATTTGGATTATCCAGCTCTTGAATATTTCTATATGCCCAACTCTTACTTCACAATGCCGGAGGACTTCTTCATAGTGATGCCGAAgctcaaagttttaaatttatttaggctACACAGATTGTCATTGCCATCATCCCTTCATCTTTTGAAAAACCTTCAAACATTATGTTTAGATAATAGCACAATTAACGATGTTGCTGTTATTGGAAagctaaaaaaactaaaagtccTTAGCTTGAAACATTCATGTATTATGGAGTTGTCTGAAGAAATAGGTCAATTGATTGAACTCAAGTTATTAGATTTAAGCAATTGTAAACGATTGCAAGTTATTGTGCCAAATGTCATATCAAAACTATTGCAATTAGAGGAATTTCATATAAAGGGCTGCCCTATTCAGTGGAAGGTTGAAGTACTCAAGGAATTAAAGCTCTTGTCTAATCTCACGAGTGTAGAATTGGATGTTAGAGATAACAATGTGCTACCTAAAAACTTATTTGCCAAAGAGCCTAAAAGGTACAAAATATCAGTAGGAGATTTTTCGGTCCCATATCAAGAATATGGCGAACTTGAGCATTATGGGGAACATGAGCTTTTGAGGatgttgaaatttaaatttaattctatcaGGTCACTAGAAGAATTATATGGATTTAAGGATATTGAACTCTTATGCTTAGCTGAATCTTCAGAAGAGCAGAACTATGTTGatcattcaaattttgatttgcaGTCCAATGAAATCATGCCCCTGTTTAATGAAAAG GttatttttaccaattttaagaCATTGGTATTGCACAATATTAGTTTGGGAAAGATTTGGGATAGTCGAATTTCAACCCCTCGCtctcaaaatttgaagcaaCTGACATTGGAGAGATGTGGAAAGATGATATATGTGTTTCCATTTTCCATAGTCAAAAACCTCAGACAACTTCAATGCCTAGAGATAATAAATTGTGAGGCTTTAGAGaagattgttgaagaagaaggagcAGAACTTGTAGTTAATTCTATCTTTCCACAGGTAACCAAATTGGTGCtcaaaaaattaccaaaacttacaattttttatcTAGGAATACAGGTTTCAGAATTGCCGATGTTAAAATGGTTGGAGATAGAGAATTGTCAAAAATTCACTCCAAGATATTTGGGCTTGCAAAATGATAATACGAAGGGTGAACTTCAAATTTCAGAGTCAAAATTCATTCGCTTGGAACATAAG ATCAACCACAATTTGGAGAATTTTATGTTAAGGGATAGTGTGACAGACATTACATGGAAGAGTCAATATAAAGATCTTATGATCTACAATTCAGCAAATATTCTACTTGGACTCCAAAGATTTCAAAGTGTGAAAAAGCTCCGACTACATGCTTGtgaattcaaagaaattaaGAGTGTATCAAATCTTCCAAATCTTGAATATCTAGCAGTAGAATTCCATTGCAACTTGAGGAGTCTAGTGCCATTTTCAGCTTCCTTCCAGAATCTTAAAGTTCTCAGAGTTTGGTATGTAAATGGGTTAGTTGTCTTAACAACTCCTTCAATGGCTAGAAGCTTGATGCAGTTGAGAGAATTGAAAATATCAACTTGTAAAATACTTGTTGAAATAGTAGAGAATGAGGGAGATGCAACAAGTAGTACcgaaattgtttttgaaaatttgaagttggTGTCACTTCAATGGTTAGAAAGTTTTACATGCTTTTGCTCTGGAAATTACTCTTTCAATTTCCCATCACTAGAAGAATTAGTTATAGAAAATTGTCCCAACTTGAAGACTTTCTCTCAAGGAATGTTAAACACTCCAAAGCTGCACAAAGTCAATTACAAGGAAATAGAGAACGAGGGGAATGATCTTGGTAAAATCATAAATGGATTGtgcaaaaagaaagatgag GAAATCTCCCTTGATTTCAAGTACAAGACATTCCACAATGATAATTCTACAGAAATTTGCTACAACCAGCATCCAACTTccttctatcaaaatttgacacgGTTGATCCTTTGGAATTGcggaaatataaaatatgcatttcCACCTTCTATTGTCAAAATTCTCCACCAACTTCAACAACTAATGATAGGGGATTGTAAGGTTTTAGAAGAGATTGTTGCAAAAGAAGAAGGAGTAAATGTTATGGTCAATTTTGTCTTTCCGAATTTAACCTTATTGAAGCTTGAAAATCTACCAAATCTTACTGTTTTCTACCATGAAATGCATACTTCAGAATGGCCAAAGTTGAAAGAGTTGGTGGTGAGAAATTGTGCCAAGTATCTGAGCTTCAAAAAAAACAATGAGgagattgaatttaaaattttggatccAAAATCTATCTTCTTGGAAGATAAG ATCAACTCCCATTTGGAGGTTTTTGAATTACGGAATGATTCAGTAGAAATTACTTGGCAAAATCAATCTAAAACTGTTAAAATCTCTTTGGATGAGTTAGCATACATTCCACTTGAATCCCTTCAGAGATTTCACAATATGAAAGAGCTTCAACTATGTTGTTGTAATTGCAAAGAAATTAAGAGTCTATCAGATCTTCCAAGTCTTGAAGTTCTACATGTATCTTCGTGTGAAAAGTTGTTGAGTCCACTGCTGTCTACACCTTTCCAGAATCTTAAAGTTCTTAAAGTACAATTTTGCAGTGGGTTGGTTAACTTAATAACACCTTCAACAGCTGGAAGTTTGGTACAATTGAGAGAATTGAAAATATCAATGTGTTTCATGctaattgaaattatagaaaacGAGGGAGATGCAACATCGAGTGGTGAACAAgttgtttttaacaatttgaataAGTTGTCACTTGAAGGTTTATATAGTCTCTCATATTTTTGCTCTGGGAATTACTCTTTCAATTTCTCATCTTTGGAAGAGTTAATTATAGAAGGATGCTTCAATATGAAGTATTTTTGTCAAGGAATGTTAAGCACACCAatgttacacaaaatcaattatggGAGAAAGGAGGTAGAAAATGAAGGGAATGACTTGAATTCAACTATACAACAATTATACAAAGAAGAG ATTGTGCAAAGTTATGAGAAAGATTCCCATGCTAGCAAACTGCAAAGTCACATG GTGTCTATTAAGAAGAGAACGCTGAAATGTATTGCAGATTACATTGTTGATGTAACTTGTAAACCGGCTGGACTCAGTCACAACTATGGAGCCATATTTATCGT CCTTTTCCTCTATAATTCCCTGGAGGTCTCTGGGTCTCTGCGTTTCTCCTCTGCATCGGCCTAG
- the LOC123207496 gene encoding uncharacterized protein LOC123207496 isoform X3, producing MVDVAGSIGGVLSPVLEVGKWLAAPIWRQFKYLYKYSTNFKKLEKEVKKLKNTRDEVQHKVTVAERNVEEIKQNVKDWLKDVDKTITEAEQLIQEKTNNPPCFKGLCSNYKQSKKAFKLKWDDIDPLLQQEKEFDQVSFPTIQQDIWLRSSEDYLTFESRNSIMKNVWDALNDENVYMIGVYGMGGIGKTTLVQEVGRKAEQDNLFEDIAFVEVTQTLDIKKVQTEIAEKLGVNFSHDSARANKLYERLKRGKKILLILDNIWEDVDLKTIGIPSEMDHGGCKLMFTTRNLDALQKMGSTNNFKMGILEENEAWNLFRNMAGDVIQTCELNSLPKDVCKECGGLPIVICTIAKALRNKSHPTDWKVALRELRAPSPKKFIGLLEKEYMKMALSYNYLRDEELKKMFLISSLMENNTSISDLFKHVVCLDILEGANLTMQDARDRLDKLVRDLKDASLLLDGVRSEQFSMHDAVRVVAITIAYVDYHVFTAKNDIEQEWKDSVKLKKCTKISLHGSSTIISQIWSNDLDYPALEYFYMPNSYFTMPEDFFIVMPKLKVLNLFRLHRLSLPSSLHLLKNLQTLCLDNSTINDVAVIGKLKKLKVLSLKHSCIMELSEEIGQLIELKLLDLSNCKRLQVIVPNVISKLLQLEEFHIKGCPIQWKVEVLKELKLLSNLTSVELDVRDNNVLPKNLFAKEPKRYKISVGDFSVPYQEYGELEHYGEHELLRMLKFKFNSIRSLEELYGFKDIELLCLAESSEEQNYVDHSNFDLQSNEIMPLFNEKVIFTNFKTLVLHNISLGKIWDSRISTPRSQNLKQLTLERCGKMIYVFPFSIVKNLRQLQCLEIINCEALEKIVEEEGAELVVNSIFPQVTKLVLKKLPKLTIFYLGIQVSELPMLKWLEIENCQKFTPRYLGLQNDNTKGELQISESKFIRLEHKINHNLENFMLRDSVTDITWKSQYKDLMIYNSANILLGLQRFQSVKKLRLHACEFKEIKSVSNLPNLEYLAVEFHCNLRSLVPFSASFQNLKVLRVWYVNGLVVLTTPSMARSLMQLRELKISTCKILVEIVENEGDATSSTEIVFENLKLVSLQWLESFTCFCSGNYSFNFPSLEELVIENCPNLKTFSQGMLNTPKLHKVNYKEIENEGNDLGKIINGLCKKKDEEISLDFKYKTFHNDNSTEICYNQHPTSFYQNLTRLILWNCGNIKYAFPPSIVKILHQLQQLMIGDCKVLEEIVAKEEGVNVMVNFVFPNLTLLKLENLPNLTVFYHEMHTSEWPKLKELVVRNCAKYLSFKKNNEEIEFKILDPKSIFLEDKINSHLEVFELRNDSVEITWQNQSKTVKISLDELAYIPLESLQRFHNMKELQLCCCNCKEIKSLSDLPSLEVLHVSSCEKLLSPLLSTPFQNLKVLKVQFCSGLVNLITPSTAGSLVQLRELKISMCFMLIEIIENEGDATSSGEQVVFNNLNKLSLEGLYSLSYFCSGNYSFNFSSLEELIIEGCFNMKYFCQGMLSTPMLHKINYGRKEVENEGNDLNSTIQQLYKEEVDSNIKTLKLNGRDVMAIWQGEFQENFCIVETLELIKDEYTYIPIQILQKFVSLENLILKVCSYEELFSFKEGEEDIGVFTNFETLELQGLFNLKCISKQDSRLNSILQNLHSLYVNYCHNLTTLLLPSQSLENLRTLSVRHCNGMQNLMTSSITRSLKCLESLSIEKCEMMVEVLANEGDISNGEVVFRKLKKLHLLGLESLTHFYYGNYTLKFPFLEELNVSRCSKMKTFSSGGLSMPRLLEVNWKSCSSDLNSIIQQLQNGVY from the exons atggttgatgttgCCGGGAGTATTGGGGGAGTGTTGAGTCCTGTCCTTGAAGTTGGCAAATGGTTGGCTGCTCCAATTTGGCGTCAATTTAAGTACTTGTATAAGTACAGTACCAATTTCAAAAAGCTGGAAAAGGAAGTTAAGAAGCTGAAGAATACAAGGGACGAAGTTCAGCATAAGGTTACTGTTGCTGAAAGAAATGTGGAAGAGATCAAACAGAATGTTAAAGACTGGCTGAAGGATGTGGATAAGACAATTACAGAAGCAGAGCAGTTGATTCAAGAGAAGACAAACAACCCTCCATGTTTTAAAGGATTGTGCTCCAACTACAAGCAAAGCAAGAAAGCTTTCAAATTAAAGTGGGATGATATTGATCCCCTCCTCCAGCAGGAAAAGGAATTCGATCAAGTTTCCTTTCCTACTATTCAACAAGATATCTGGCTTAGATCTAGCGAAGATTATTTGACGTTCGAATCAAGAAACTCCATTATGAAGAATGTATGGGATGCtttaaatgatgagaatgtgTACATGATTGGTGTTTATGGGATGGGTGGTATTGGGAAGACCACTCTTGTGCAAGAAGTTGGAAGGAAAGCGGAGCAGGATAATCTATTTGAGGACATTGCTTTTGttgaa GTAACACAAACTTTGGATATAAAAAAGGTTCAAACAGAAATTGCAGAGAAGTTAGGCGTAAATTTCAGTCACGACAGTGCAAGAGCAAATAAGTTATATGAGAGATTGAAGAGAGGTAAGAAGATCCTTTTAATTTTAGACAATATTTGGGAAGATGTTGATCTCAAGACTATCGGTATTCCTTCTGAAATGGATCATGGGGGATGTAAACTAATGTTCACGACAAGAAACTTAGATGCATTGCAGAAGATGGGTTCCACAAATAATTTCAAGATGGGcattttagaagaaaatgaagctTGGAACCTATTCAGGAACATGGCAG GTGATGTTATACAAACATGTGAATTGAATTCTCTACCGAAGGATGTATGCAAGGAATGCGGAGGATTGCCCATCGTCATTTGCACTATAGCAAAAGCATTAAGAAACAAGAGTCATCCAACTGATTGGAAAGTAGCATTGCGAGAATTAAGAGCACCATCACCAAAAAAGTTCATAGGACTCCTAGAAAAGGAATACATGAAGATGGCCTTAAGTTACAATTATTTAAGGGATGAAGAACttaagaaaatgtttttaatttccaGTCTAATGGAAAATAATACTTCCATTTCAGACTTATTCAAACATGTTGTGTGTTTGGATATACTTGAAGGAGCTAATTTGACAATGCAAGATGCACGAGATCGATTGGATAAATTGGTTCGTGACCTCAAAGATGCTAGTTTGTTACTAGACGGGGTTAGAAGCGAACAATTTTCTATGCATGATGCAGTTCGTGTTGTTGCTATAACAATAGCATACGTTGATTATCATGTATTTACAGCAAAAAATGACATTGAACAGGAATGGAAGGATAGCGTTAAACTCAAGAAATGCACAAAAATCTCCCTACATGGTAGCAGTACTATTATTAGTCAAATTTGGTCTAATGATTTGGATTATCCAGCTCTTGAATATTTCTATATGCCCAACTCTTACTTCACAATGCCGGAGGACTTCTTCATAGTGATGCCGAAgctcaaagttttaaatttatttaggctACACAGATTGTCATTGCCATCATCCCTTCATCTTTTGAAAAACCTTCAAACATTATGTTTAGATAATAGCACAATTAACGATGTTGCTGTTATTGGAAagctaaaaaaactaaaagtccTTAGCTTGAAACATTCATGTATTATGGAGTTGTCTGAAGAAATAGGTCAATTGATTGAACTCAAGTTATTAGATTTAAGCAATTGTAAACGATTGCAAGTTATTGTGCCAAATGTCATATCAAAACTATTGCAATTAGAGGAATTTCATATAAAGGGCTGCCCTATTCAGTGGAAGGTTGAAGTACTCAAGGAATTAAAGCTCTTGTCTAATCTCACGAGTGTAGAATTGGATGTTAGAGATAACAATGTGCTACCTAAAAACTTATTTGCCAAAGAGCCTAAAAGGTACAAAATATCAGTAGGAGATTTTTCGGTCCCATATCAAGAATATGGCGAACTTGAGCATTATGGGGAACATGAGCTTTTGAGGatgttgaaatttaaatttaattctatcaGGTCACTAGAAGAATTATATGGATTTAAGGATATTGAACTCTTATGCTTAGCTGAATCTTCAGAAGAGCAGAACTATGTTGatcattcaaattttgatttgcaGTCCAATGAAATCATGCCCCTGTTTAATGAAAAG GttatttttaccaattttaagaCATTGGTATTGCACAATATTAGTTTGGGAAAGATTTGGGATAGTCGAATTTCAACCCCTCGCtctcaaaatttgaagcaaCTGACATTGGAGAGATGTGGAAAGATGATATATGTGTTTCCATTTTCCATAGTCAAAAACCTCAGACAACTTCAATGCCTAGAGATAATAAATTGTGAGGCTTTAGAGaagattgttgaagaagaaggagcAGAACTTGTAGTTAATTCTATCTTTCCACAGGTAACCAAATTGGTGCtcaaaaaattaccaaaacttacaattttttatcTAGGAATACAGGTTTCAGAATTGCCGATGTTAAAATGGTTGGAGATAGAGAATTGTCAAAAATTCACTCCAAGATATTTGGGCTTGCAAAATGATAATACGAAGGGTGAACTTCAAATTTCAGAGTCAAAATTCATTCGCTTGGAACATAAG ATCAACCACAATTTGGAGAATTTTATGTTAAGGGATAGTGTGACAGACATTACATGGAAGAGTCAATATAAAGATCTTATGATCTACAATTCAGCAAATATTCTACTTGGACTCCAAAGATTTCAAAGTGTGAAAAAGCTCCGACTACATGCTTGtgaattcaaagaaattaaGAGTGTATCAAATCTTCCAAATCTTGAATATCTAGCAGTAGAATTCCATTGCAACTTGAGGAGTCTAGTGCCATTTTCAGCTTCCTTCCAGAATCTTAAAGTTCTCAGAGTTTGGTATGTAAATGGGTTAGTTGTCTTAACAACTCCTTCAATGGCTAGAAGCTTGATGCAGTTGAGAGAATTGAAAATATCAACTTGTAAAATACTTGTTGAAATAGTAGAGAATGAGGGAGATGCAACAAGTAGTACcgaaattgtttttgaaaatttgaagttggTGTCACTTCAATGGTTAGAAAGTTTTACATGCTTTTGCTCTGGAAATTACTCTTTCAATTTCCCATCACTAGAAGAATTAGTTATAGAAAATTGTCCCAACTTGAAGACTTTCTCTCAAGGAATGTTAAACACTCCAAAGCTGCACAAAGTCAATTACAAGGAAATAGAGAACGAGGGGAATGATCTTGGTAAAATCATAAATGGATTGtgcaaaaagaaagatgag GAAATCTCCCTTGATTTCAAGTACAAGACATTCCACAATGATAATTCTACAGAAATTTGCTACAACCAGCATCCAACTTccttctatcaaaatttgacacgGTTGATCCTTTGGAATTGcggaaatataaaatatgcatttcCACCTTCTATTGTCAAAATTCTCCACCAACTTCAACAACTAATGATAGGGGATTGTAAGGTTTTAGAAGAGATTGTTGCAAAAGAAGAAGGAGTAAATGTTATGGTCAATTTTGTCTTTCCGAATTTAACCTTATTGAAGCTTGAAAATCTACCAAATCTTACTGTTTTCTACCATGAAATGCATACTTCAGAATGGCCAAAGTTGAAAGAGTTGGTGGTGAGAAATTGTGCCAAGTATCTGAGCTTCAAAAAAAACAATGAGgagattgaatttaaaattttggatccAAAATCTATCTTCTTGGAAGATAAG ATCAACTCCCATTTGGAGGTTTTTGAATTACGGAATGATTCAGTAGAAATTACTTGGCAAAATCAATCTAAAACTGTTAAAATCTCTTTGGATGAGTTAGCATACATTCCACTTGAATCCCTTCAGAGATTTCACAATATGAAAGAGCTTCAACTATGTTGTTGTAATTGCAAAGAAATTAAGAGTCTATCAGATCTTCCAAGTCTTGAAGTTCTACATGTATCTTCGTGTGAAAAGTTGTTGAGTCCACTGCTGTCTACACCTTTCCAGAATCTTAAAGTTCTTAAAGTACAATTTTGCAGTGGGTTGGTTAACTTAATAACACCTTCAACAGCTGGAAGTTTGGTACAATTGAGAGAATTGAAAATATCAATGTGTTTCATGctaattgaaattatagaaaacGAGGGAGATGCAACATCGAGTGGTGAACAAgttgtttttaacaatttgaataAGTTGTCACTTGAAGGTTTATATAGTCTCTCATATTTTTGCTCTGGGAATTACTCTTTCAATTTCTCATCTTTGGAAGAGTTAATTATAGAAGGATGCTTCAATATGAAGTATTTTTGTCAAGGAATGTTAAGCACACCAatgttacacaaaatcaattatggGAGAAAGGAGGTAGAAAATGAAGGGAATGACTTGAATTCAACTATACAACAATTATACAAAGAAGAG GTTGACTCCAATATAAAGACATTGAAATTAAATGGAAGGGATGTTATGGCGATTTGGCAAGGAGAGTTTCAGGAGAACTTTTGCATAGTAGAAACTCTTGAATTAATTAAGgatgaatatacatatattccgATTCAAATCCTTCAAAAGTTTGTCAGTCTTGAAAACCTTATATTGAAAGTGTGTTCATACGAAGAACTGTTCTCGTTTAAAGAAGGTGAAGAGGACATTGGAGTATTcacaaactttgaaacattagAATTGCAGgggctttttaatttaaaatgcatTTCAAAGCAAGACTCCCGATTGAactcaattcttcaaaatcttcattcttTATATGTAAACTATTGTCACAATTTGACTACTTTGCTGCTGCCTTCACAGTCACTTGAAAATCTAAGGACTTTGAGTGTACGTCATTGTAATGGAATGCAAAACTTAATGACATCCTCAATAACCAGAAGTCTAAAGTGTCTTGAAAGCTTGTCAATAGAAAAATGTGAAATGATGGTAGAAGTATTAGCAAATGAAGGAGATATATCAAACGGTGAAGTTGTTTTTAGGAAATTGAAGAAATTGCATTTGCTTGGTTTAGAAAGTCTCACACACTTCTACTATGGGAATTACACCTTAAAATTCCCATTCTTGGAAGAATTAAATGTGAGTAGATGCTCCAAGATGAAAACCTTCTCTAGTGGAGGCTTAAGCATGCCAAGATTATTAGAAGTGAATTGGAAAAGTTGTTCAAGTGACTTAAATTCAATcatacaacaattacaaaatg GTGTCTATTAA